A region of Moorena producens PAL-8-15-08-1 DNA encodes the following proteins:
- a CDS encoding mechanosensitive ion channel domain-containing protein, with the protein MTAKHLTILGLTGLLLLAYTFVSSNPDLVSDSIVKYLQITVLVCGSIVIVNFISFVVVDVWFARSQGKQPSALLKLVISLLLYAVCSVLILGLLGENIAAFFTTSALITAMIGFALQSTLGNFFSGVALRIDQPFQIGDRVIIRDVEGVIESITWRSIGIRQCTGEMTYIPNGLLSDDLLTVIPTKTSTVQPVMRSVEFLVPAASPPQQVIDTAYGAVLNQPHPNINLDKPIQVRMWEYDLADPGLFITYKLLYFPKNYNIAPLHTDRELLRRVWYGLRREGLSPRYIIPSNKQHLKLLSSIEFFRHFSLGAQKILIECAKPLLFDAGETLSSKNLPQNAMFIVVKGCLEVEQQVVMTLGKTTVKAFSHRPKAQPPTPLDQQVIERLAYQLAHYIGPTAFSVAHEAAQQTSSLYWLYQLLAAEIHDLEQRQEFLNYCPPFPVEQLQAGDFFGEMTLFLGKPLPKVTITAAMETEILVITQESLTEALRDDHTLLDPLSQQVAKHQSNYLAGTMQMSSLEVLPADAIAKHIGHLISA; encoded by the coding sequence ATGACTGCAAAACACTTAACTATTCTCGGCCTCACCGGTCTGTTGCTTTTAGCCTATACCTTTGTGAGTAGCAACCCAGACCTGGTATCAGACTCGATAGTGAAGTACCTACAAATTACGGTATTGGTCTGCGGTAGTATTGTAATCGTTAATTTTATTTCCTTTGTGGTAGTTGATGTTTGGTTTGCCCGCTCCCAAGGTAAACAACCCTCAGCCTTGCTCAAGCTAGTTATTTCCCTATTACTCTATGCAGTTTGCTCGGTTTTGATCTTAGGACTACTGGGGGAAAACATTGCAGCCTTCTTTACCACCTCAGCATTAATCACAGCAATGATCGGCTTTGCTCTACAGTCTACTTTAGGCAATTTCTTTTCAGGGGTAGCCCTACGGATTGACCAACCGTTTCAAATTGGTGACCGAGTGATTATCCGTGATGTAGAGGGTGTAATCGAGTCGATCACCTGGCGGTCCATCGGGATACGTCAGTGTACTGGTGAAATGACTTACATTCCTAATGGGTTACTGTCAGATGACTTACTTACGGTGATTCCCACTAAGACATCCACGGTACAACCAGTGATGCGCTCTGTGGAATTTTTAGTGCCTGCTGCTTCTCCCCCCCAACAAGTGATTGATACTGCCTATGGAGCAGTCCTGAATCAGCCCCACCCTAACATTAACCTGGACAAACCGATTCAAGTCAGGATGTGGGAATATGATTTAGCGGATCCAGGGCTGTTTATCACTTACAAACTTTTATACTTTCCTAAAAACTACAACATTGCTCCGCTACACACAGATCGCGAACTCTTACGTCGAGTCTGGTATGGGTTACGCCGTGAAGGATTAAGTCCTAGGTATATTATCCCCTCCAACAAGCAGCACCTCAAACTCCTCAGCTCCATTGAATTCTTCCGCCACTTCAGCCTTGGGGCGCAGAAAATCCTGATCGAATGTGCCAAGCCTCTACTATTTGATGCTGGTGAAACCCTAAGTAGCAAAAATCTGCCCCAAAACGCTATGTTTATTGTCGTTAAAGGCTGCCTAGAAGTGGAGCAACAGGTGGTTATGACCTTGGGCAAGACTACAGTCAAAGCATTCAGTCATAGACCGAAAGCCCAACCCCCTACTCCATTAGATCAACAGGTGATTGAAAGGCTCGCTTATCAGCTAGCTCACTACATCGGTCCTACTGCTTTTTCTGTAGCCCATGAGGCGGCACAGCAGACATCCTCCCTCTACTGGCTTTACCAACTCTTAGCAGCAGAGATTCACGATCTTGAGCAACGGCAGGAATTCCTCAACTACTGCCCTCCATTTCCTGTGGAACAGTTACAAGCCGGAGACTTCTTCGGTGAGATGACTCTTTTCTTAGGTAAACCCTTGCCAAAAGTTACCATCACTGCTGCCATGGAGACAGAGATTCTGGTCATCACTCAGGAGTCACTGACTGAAGCGTTACGGGACGATCACACACTCCTAGATCCCTTGAGCCAGCAAGTTGCTAAGCATCAGAGCAACTATCTGGCTGGAACAATGCAGATGTCTTCCTTAGAGGTATTACCAGCAGATGCGATCGCAAAGCACATTGGCCATCTGATTAGTGCTTAG
- a CDS encoding c-type heme family protein, with protein MIIFRLYSRLPTPDSRLPAPCSLLPAPFPIPLRMKLQTRLELVILVIFLCGWIIAGLITYAVEQQNARKEVVHTAEVLLTTAVAARDYTTDQVRPLLGELETEEFLPQTVPSYAAQQLFKGLNQDYDGYTYAERALNPTNLKDLAEGWQVELIREFITHPNLKEIIGQRSTKQGLKSVYVAQPIQIKSQSCLQCHGKPEDAPPALIKTYGDARGFDWKLNEIVGIRLLSVPTSMPEKQARQAIFSFLLLLASIFLIAYTTVSLIVRRWVVNPLNSIAHLVEQISLRKVEGSQLPDGRSDEIGKLSQSINRLLISLSKALSNCNLPSSHSDDISNPK; from the coding sequence GTGATAATTTTTCGTCTCTACTCCCGACTCCCGACTCCCGACTCCCGACTCCCTGCTCCCTGCTCCCTGCTCCCTGCTCCCTTTCCTATACCTTTAAGGATGAAACTACAAACCAGACTGGAATTAGTCATACTAGTCATTTTCTTATGCGGCTGGATCATAGCTGGGTTGATCACCTATGCTGTAGAACAGCAAAATGCTCGTAAGGAAGTTGTTCATACTGCGGAAGTGCTGTTGACTACAGCAGTGGCGGCTAGGGATTACACTACTGATCAAGTTCGACCGTTGCTCGGAGAACTGGAAACAGAAGAGTTCCTTCCCCAAACTGTGCCCTCCTATGCCGCTCAACAATTGTTCAAGGGTCTGAACCAGGACTATGACGGCTATACCTATGCTGAGCGGGCGCTTAACCCTACCAACCTCAAAGATCTGGCTGAGGGATGGCAAGTGGAGCTGATTCGAGAATTTATCACTCACCCCAATCTCAAGGAAATTATTGGGCAGCGCTCTACCAAGCAAGGACTCAAAAGTGTCTACGTTGCCCAACCGATCCAGATTAAGTCCCAAAGCTGTTTGCAATGTCACGGCAAGCCAGAAGATGCTCCCCCAGCCTTGATTAAAACCTATGGTGATGCCAGGGGCTTTGATTGGAAGCTAAATGAGATTGTTGGGATCAGGTTGCTCTCTGTGCCTACGTCAATGCCGGAGAAACAAGCGCGACAGGCTATTTTTTCATTCTTATTGCTGCTAGCTAGCATTTTCTTAATCGCTTACACCACAGTCAGTCTAATCGTCAGGCGCTGGGTAGTTAATCCCCTCAACAGCATTGCTCACTTGGTGGAGCAAATCAGCCTCAGAAAGGTGGAAGGTTCGCAATTACCAGATGGTCGCTCTGATGAAATTGGCAAGCTCAGCCAATCCATCAATAGATTGCTGATCAGCTTAAGTAAAGCCCTGTCAAACTGCAACTTACCCTCAAGTCACTCTGACGATATCTCTAACCCGAAATGA
- a CDS encoding helix-turn-helix domain-containing protein has translation MSLLIDANKSKTTQAEDDPGTGNQNIFSKSFTDVDYFKELFEYQNKEIIQLSPGPLQAEFLSVQIGNLFFVYNQANQGIKFSGEGTKGYICFAILLSENEKEYYSFRHPVEPQRTIFGFNNREAHEIFPQGATLINIIIPVKTFDAYADQLQRHDLDDNFRSKNHVNLLPTGMNEIKDYLKELIWLAVHKPNWLQKPHIEKLVTDDFLPLLISNIPIKLNSKCFIKPSRRAKLIAQAEKEILAHLEKPLTLKQLAQNLGSSSSALSYGFQELFGLSPMRYLKVRRLNAVRERLKASEPERCTIAILASQFGFYSPCHFTRDYKAMFGELPSETLRNTAN, from the coding sequence ATGAGTTTGTTAATTGATGCCAACAAAAGTAAAACTACCCAAGCTGAGGATGATCCTGGGACAGGCAATCAGAATATTTTCTCCAAATCCTTTACAGATGTGGATTATTTCAAAGAGTTATTTGAGTATCAAAATAAGGAAATAATACAACTCAGTCCCGGTCCTCTTCAAGCTGAGTTTTTGTCCGTTCAGATTGGTAACTTATTTTTTGTATATAATCAGGCGAACCAAGGGATTAAATTTTCGGGTGAGGGTACAAAGGGATACATATGTTTTGCGATACTTTTGTCTGAGAATGAAAAGGAATATTACTCCTTCCGTCACCCTGTGGAGCCCCAAAGGACTATTTTTGGTTTCAATAACAGGGAAGCACACGAAATATTTCCTCAAGGTGCAACGTTGATAAACATTATAATCCCTGTTAAAACGTTTGATGCTTATGCAGACCAACTACAACGCCACGATCTAGACGATAATTTCCGAAGTAAAAATCATGTGAATTTGCTACCAACGGGGATGAACGAAATTAAAGATTACCTGAAAGAACTTATTTGGTTAGCAGTACACAAACCCAATTGGTTACAAAAACCTCACATTGAAAAACTCGTTACGGATGATTTCCTTCCTTTGTTAATTAGTAATATTCCCATTAAGTTAAATTCCAAGTGTTTTATCAAACCTTCCCGAAGAGCCAAGTTGATTGCCCAAGCTGAAAAAGAAATCTTAGCACACTTGGAAAAACCTCTGACTTTAAAACAGCTAGCTCAAAATTTAGGGTCTAGCAGTTCTGCCTTATCTTATGGTTTTCAGGAATTATTTGGCTTGAGTCCCATGCGCTATCTCAAGGTACGACGACTTAATGCAGTGCGAGAACGCTTGAAAGCAAGCGAACCAGAACGTTGTACCATAGCCATTCTTGCTAGTCAATTTGGGTTCTACAGTCCTTGTCATTTTACTAGAGATTACAAAGCTATGTTTGGGGAGTTACCTTCAGAAACATTGCGAAACACTGCAAACTAA
- a CDS encoding type II toxin-antitoxin system VapC family toxin, producing MSYLVDTNVLLRLVQKTSPMHPDARKAIFILRRQGVSLCIIPQNLIEFWAVATRPISNNGLGLSIDEASQATDKIKRLFVLYPDTPGILAEWESIIIKHQVKGKQVHDARLVAAMVTHKITHLLTFNIDDFKRFSEIISVNPQSVASQA from the coding sequence ATGAGCTATTTGGTGGATACAAATGTTTTGCTGCGTTTGGTGCAGAAGACTAGCCCGATGCATCCCGATGCTCGAAAAGCGATTTTTATACTTAGAAGACAAGGTGTGTCCTTATGTATTATTCCACAGAATCTTATCGAGTTTTGGGCTGTTGCTACACGACCAATTAGCAATAATGGTTTAGGTTTATCTATTGATGAAGCTTCACAAGCAACAGATAAAATCAAGAGACTATTTGTACTATATCCTGATACTCCTGGGATTTTGGCTGAGTGGGAAAGTATTATTATTAAACATCAGGTTAAGGGAAAACAAGTACATGATGCTCGTTTAGTCGCTGCGATGGTAACTCATAAAATTACACATTTACTTACATTTAACATTGATGACTTCAAACGTTTTTCTGAGATTATAAGTGTTAATCCCCAAAGTGTTGCTTCACAAGCTTAG
- a CDS encoding DUF1254 domain-containing protein, with protein sequence MSSIDKTSDFDWEEEYAYTLGVQAFIYAFPWAYMPVAYKLRLDLNKGTVNQFTHLRKLKDESHQLGGAPNNDTLYSQASVYLGKEPLILSLPALPSDPELPDYRYHNVQLTDYRGDQFAYVGTRATGGKGGNFAIVGPNWSGDLPEDVQELEGPSPTPWAFLSARNLLTAAERTEAETKEDPDLDAVHAIQDQYVLTPLSVWKDPDATPEPVELWEPYDRATDPLADWKNINRAMVDNPPDSYDASLLELFETIGVGPGLDIEVQSESTKRGLERAAVEGLKIVDEAVVQGYAHKEVNGWKYPPSYLGRPSSARDWLVRAMQAQAGFLANDTIEAIYMSVFVDKDGNPLSGKNRYELRFDGENLPDVNAFWSVSMYDLKYNLVANPINRNSLGDRSGMKQNDDGGYTIYIQYEEPSDENLIPNWLPAPEGDFFMFMRLYLPGYPALSQYWEPPSLENLGPAEPSGGAS encoded by the coding sequence ATGTCTTCAATCGATAAAACGTCCGATTTTGATTGGGAAGAAGAGTACGCATATACTCTCGGAGTGCAGGCATTCATCTATGCCTTTCCTTGGGCCTACATGCCAGTAGCCTATAAGCTCCGCCTGGATTTAAACAAGGGTACTGTCAACCAATTTACCCACCTCCGGAAACTGAAGGATGAATCCCACCAGCTCGGTGGTGCACCCAATAATGACACCCTGTATTCTCAGGCATCTGTATATTTGGGTAAAGAACCCCTTATCCTATCGCTTCCAGCACTCCCATCAGATCCCGAACTCCCAGACTATCGCTACCACAACGTACAATTGACCGATTACCGAGGAGACCAATTTGCTTACGTGGGAACGCGGGCCACGGGAGGAAAAGGAGGTAATTTTGCCATTGTTGGGCCCAATTGGTCGGGGGATTTACCTGAAGACGTGCAGGAGCTTGAAGGTCCTTCGCCGACACCCTGGGCATTTCTCTCGGCGCGAAACTTACTGACGGCGGCGGAAAGGACGGAGGCGGAAACGAAGGAAGACCCGGACTTGGATGCAGTCCATGCTATTCAGGATCAGTATGTACTGACACCTCTGTCCGTGTGGAAAGATCCAGATGCCACCCCCGAACCTGTCGAGCTTTGGGAACCTTACGATCGCGCGACCGATCCCCTTGCGGACTGGAAGAATATCAACCGCGCGATGGTTGATAACCCTCCCGATTCCTATGATGCGTCCTTGCTCGAATTGTTCGAGACCATTGGTGTCGGGCCGGGATTAGACATTGAGGTTCAGAGTGAAAGCACGAAGCGCGGTCTCGAACGTGCTGCTGTAGAGGGTTTAAAGATCGTCGATGAGGCTGTCGTCCAAGGGTACGCACACAAAGAAGTGAATGGGTGGAAGTATCCGCCTTCATACTTGGGCCGACCTTCATCAGCACGGGATTGGCTGGTGCGTGCAATGCAGGCCCAAGCTGGCTTTCTTGCCAACGATACGATCGAGGCTATCTATATGAGCGTATTCGTCGATAAAGATGGCAATCCTCTGTCCGGGAAAAATCGTTACGAGCTTCGGTTCGACGGTGAAAACCTACCTGATGTCAATGCGTTTTGGTCTGTCTCCATGTACGACCTTAAATACAACTTGGTGGCTAATCCGATCAATCGCAATTCCCTAGGCGATCGTAGTGGCATGAAACAGAATGATGATGGCGGTTACACCATTTACATTCAGTACGAGGAACCAAGCGACGAGAACCTAATCCCCAACTGGTTACCCGCACCCGAAGGCGATTTCTTTATGTTCATGCGCCTGTACTTACCGGGCTACCCAGCATTGTCTCAGTACTGGGAACCCCCCAGTTTGGAGAATCTCGGTCCTGCCGAACCTTCTGGTGGTGCGAGCTAA
- a CDS encoding arylsulfatase: MFLNRILKGVVAVAIALSFFLNTSVLPAMAQQILPHPDPIFTGKIGLTYEDSESEKADLKLPSTFGIENAPNILLVMLDDVGYGQMSTFGGAIPSRTLDKLADNGLRYTQFHTTGICSPTRAALLTGRNAHSVASGAVMEAGTNFPGYSTLIPQNAATIGQILQAYGYATSWFGKNHNTPDWETGAIGPFDRWPVGLGFDYFYGFVGGETNQYHPALVENTTRLEAPKTNADGTPYIFNTDLADHAINYIRTTYALSDKKPFFMFFAPGAAHAPHQVSQKWIDKFAGKFDNGWDKYRKQTFKKQKKLGVIPDTPTTILTPRPDELRRWNSLNADEKKLYARMMEVFAGFTQQTDKEIGRVIDAIEDLGILDNTLVIYIAGDNGASAEGGVDGTINTTTYRNGLPEDFDDKLAAIDELGSSLHDNHFPAGWAWAMDTPFQWTKQVASHFGGTRNGMVVSWPDRITDVGDVRYQFSHVIDIVPTILEAVGIEAPTQVNGVTQKPIEGTSLVYTFDATDAEGNDLSDIEASSQHTTQYFEIAGNQGIYDNGWMASAIRTVPWEGDKPLGNSLIDMDWELYNVGGDYDEGCSVNTPDFTQANDLAEECPDKLDEMVKLFYAEAAKHNVFPLDDRRYERFDPALRPSLGEGRTTFIFPDHFRAPEGVAPNLKSKSHKIIADVELPEGGAEGVLVTLAGYFGGYGLFVQDGKLVYDYNLARLKDYRIEGDLPTNLPTDTSITLKAVYKTVSNEPGVGGEVTLYANGKKIGHGPVCQTLSTRYTPDETFDVGFDTGSAVSDTYVDLMPFDFTGTLNSVKIKITDDLADKELVEASCGKERRIPLGPIPFYD, encoded by the coding sequence ATGTTTTTGAACCGGATTTTAAAAGGAGTAGTGGCGGTAGCGATCGCCCTCTCCTTTTTCCTCAATACCTCTGTGTTGCCAGCAATGGCCCAGCAGATATTGCCCCATCCCGACCCCATTTTCACCGGCAAAATCGGCCTGACTTACGAAGATTCCGAATCCGAAAAGGCAGACCTGAAATTACCCTCTACCTTCGGCATTGAAAATGCCCCCAATATCCTGTTGGTGATGTTGGATGACGTGGGCTACGGTCAGATGTCAACCTTTGGCGGCGCTATTCCCAGTCGAACCTTGGACAAGCTGGCAGATAATGGCTTGCGCTATACCCAGTTCCACACCACAGGTATCTGTTCCCCCACCCGAGCAGCCCTTCTCACCGGACGCAACGCTCACTCTGTAGCATCCGGGGCGGTCATGGAGGCCGGAACAAATTTTCCCGGCTATTCCACCCTTATCCCCCAGAATGCGGCAACGATTGGCCAGATTCTACAGGCTTATGGTTATGCCACCTCTTGGTTTGGTAAAAACCATAATACTCCCGACTGGGAAACCGGGGCGATCGGGCCGTTCGATCGCTGGCCTGTGGGTTTGGGGTTTGACTATTTCTATGGCTTTGTTGGTGGCGAAACCAACCAATACCATCCTGCCTTGGTGGAAAATACAACTCGTTTGGAAGCGCCCAAAACTAATGCCGATGGAACGCCCTATATCTTCAATACCGATTTAGCCGATCATGCCATCAACTACATCCGCACAACCTATGCCCTGTCAGACAAAAAACCTTTTTTCATGTTCTTTGCTCCGGGAGCGGCTCATGCCCCGCATCAGGTTTCCCAAAAATGGATCGATAAATTCGCGGGTAAATTTGATAATGGCTGGGATAAGTACCGCAAGCAAACGTTTAAGAAACAAAAAAAATTAGGGGTTATTCCAGATACCCCGACCACGATCCTCACTCCTCGCCCAGATGAGTTGCGACGTTGGAATAGTTTGAATGCAGACGAGAAAAAACTCTATGCCCGCATGATGGAAGTGTTTGCTGGCTTTACCCAACAAACAGATAAAGAAATCGGTCGAGTGATCGATGCCATTGAAGACTTGGGTATCTTGGACAATACGTTGGTAATTTATATTGCTGGCGACAATGGTGCTAGTGCAGAAGGCGGAGTGGATGGGACGATCAATACAACCACCTACCGCAACGGCTTGCCAGAAGACTTTGACGACAAACTGGCGGCGATCGACGAGTTAGGCAGTTCCCTGCACGATAATCATTTCCCAGCCGGTTGGGCTTGGGCGATGGATACGCCCTTCCAATGGACCAAACAGGTTGCTTCCCACTTTGGGGGAACTCGGAATGGCATGGTTGTTTCTTGGCCTGATCGCATTACCGATGTGGGAGATGTGCGCTACCAATTCAGCCACGTCATTGATATTGTCCCGACCATTCTCGAAGCAGTTGGTATTGAAGCACCGACTCAAGTTAACGGTGTTACCCAGAAACCCATCGAAGGGACCAGTCTGGTTTATACCTTTGATGCAACGGATGCTGAAGGCAACGATCTAAGCGACATTGAGGCCTCCAGCCAACATACAACCCAATACTTTGAAATTGCCGGAAATCAGGGCATCTACGATAATGGTTGGATGGCTAGTGCAATTCGGACAGTGCCGTGGGAAGGGGATAAGCCGTTGGGCAACAGCCTGATCGATATGGATTGGGAGCTTTATAACGTTGGTGGAGATTATGACGAGGGTTGTTCTGTCAATACTCCAGACTTTACCCAAGCCAACGATCTAGCTGAGGAGTGTCCCGATAAGCTGGATGAAATGGTCAAGCTCTTTTATGCCGAGGCCGCCAAACATAATGTCTTTCCGTTGGACGATCGTCGTTACGAACGGTTCGATCCAGCCCTGCGTCCCAGTTTGGGAGAAGGACGAACCACTTTTATCTTCCCAGATCATTTCCGCGCTCCTGAAGGCGTAGCCCCTAACCTGAAGTCCAAAAGCCACAAGATTATCGCAGATGTGGAGCTTCCAGAAGGGGGAGCCGAAGGTGTATTAGTGACTTTAGCTGGTTATTTTGGCGGGTATGGGCTGTTTGTACAGGACGGCAAGCTGGTGTATGATTACAACTTAGCCAGACTTAAAGATTATCGGATTGAAGGAGATTTGCCAACCAATCTCCCCACCGATACCTCCATTACTCTCAAAGCAGTTTATAAAACTGTTTCTAACGAGCCCGGTGTGGGAGGAGAAGTCACCCTCTATGCCAACGGTAAGAAAATTGGTCATGGCCCTGTCTGTCAGACCTTGAGTACCCGCTATACCCCGGATGAGACCTTTGATGTCGGCTTTGATACGGGTTCGGCTGTATCCGACACCTATGTGGATTTGATGCCCTTTGATTTCACCGGAACTTTGAACTCAGTGAAGATCAAAATCACTGACGATCTCGCAGATAAAGAGTTAGTAGAGGCATCCTGCGGTAAGGAGCGGCGTATCCCCCTTGGTCCCATCCCTTTCTATGATTAA
- the petJ gene encoding cytochrome c6 PetJ, with translation MKKILIAILLVFALITFSFPDSALAAGDATNGGKLFAANCNACHWGGNNALNAEKTLEKEVLEKYGKYSAEAIIEQVTNGKPPMPAFRGRLNTQQIEDVAAYVLQQADQGWIQ, from the coding sequence TTGAAAAAAATACTAATTGCGATTCTGCTAGTTTTCGCTTTAATAACTTTCAGCTTCCCTGATTCCGCTTTAGCTGCTGGTGATGCGACTAACGGGGGAAAGTTATTTGCAGCTAACTGCAATGCTTGTCATTGGGGTGGCAACAATGCACTCAATGCCGAGAAGACTCTGGAGAAGGAGGTTCTCGAGAAATATGGGAAGTATTCTGCTGAAGCTATCATCGAACAAGTAACAAACGGCAAACCACCTATGCCTGCCTTTCGTGGTCGTTTAAACACCCAGCAAATTGAAGATGTAGCTGCTTATGTTTTACAACAGGCTGATCAAGGCTGGATTCAGTGA
- a CDS encoding FAD-dependent oxidoreductase, with amino-acid sequence MSQTEQILSQLPGDVLGRLRSADKVWKALRDGTTPIPEVITETEEGLGTLDLDVVICGGTLGILIGAALQQRGWRVAVVERGVLRGRDQEWNISRQELEVFLELELLSTAELENAIASEYNPARISFFQGPDFLVKDVLNIGVDPVFLLDTLKTKFLAAGGKLFEKTSFTQATIHPDGVSIGLKVNQLEVTQVKARLLIDAMGHFSPIVKQVRQGQKPEGVCLVVGSCAEGYPKNDMGDLIVSFTPIQNQCQYFWEAFPARDGRTTYLFTYLDANPERPSLEFLCDEYFRLLPEYQGVELSQLDFKRVLFGFFPSYQKSPLRMPWNRILPVGDSSGGQSPVSFGGFGSMVRHLKRLSNGIHEALDYDLLDRNALAQLQPYQPNIGVTWMFQRTMSVGIKQQLAPNQINQLLTGVFQAMANLGDDVLKPFLQDVVKFSGLSKTLFVTSLTKPGLVVPVIPQVGLTMLLDWMVHYSNLAVYSSLYPAGKLLSGMLTTLPPKPKYYYHRWLEAWRYGSGGDY; translated from the coding sequence ATGAGTCAAACCGAACAAATCCTATCCCAGTTACCTGGTGATGTTCTCGGACGCCTGCGCAGTGCTGACAAAGTCTGGAAAGCCTTACGAGATGGTACAACTCCAATCCCAGAGGTGATTACAGAAACCGAAGAGGGATTAGGCACCCTAGACTTGGATGTAGTAATCTGTGGCGGTACCTTGGGAATTCTGATTGGTGCTGCTCTACAACAGCGAGGCTGGCGAGTTGCGGTAGTTGAACGGGGGGTTTTGCGCGGTAGAGACCAAGAGTGGAATATCTCTCGCCAAGAACTGGAGGTATTCCTGGAACTTGAGTTACTCTCAACGGCGGAATTAGAGAATGCGATCGCATCCGAGTATAACCCAGCTCGGATCAGTTTCTTCCAGGGTCCTGATTTCTTGGTAAAGGACGTACTCAACATTGGTGTTGACCCAGTCTTTCTGCTAGATACCCTCAAAACCAAATTTTTAGCTGCGGGCGGTAAGCTCTTTGAAAAGACATCCTTTACACAAGCCACTATTCATCCCGATGGCGTCTCAATCGGGTTAAAAGTAAACCAGTTGGAGGTTACCCAAGTTAAAGCTCGCTTACTGATAGATGCCATGGGACATTTTTCCCCAATTGTTAAGCAAGTCAGGCAAGGTCAGAAACCAGAAGGAGTTTGTTTAGTGGTTGGTAGCTGTGCTGAAGGCTATCCTAAAAATGACATGGGGGATTTAATTGTATCCTTCACTCCCATCCAAAATCAATGTCAATATTTCTGGGAAGCATTTCCAGCCCGGGATGGTAGAACAACCTATTTATTTACTTACTTAGATGCTAATCCCGAACGTCCTAGTTTAGAATTTTTATGTGACGAATACTTCCGTCTCTTACCAGAATACCAGGGAGTAGAGTTATCCCAACTTGATTTTAAACGAGTACTATTTGGCTTTTTTCCTTCCTATCAAAAAAGCCCCCTAAGAATGCCTTGGAATCGGATTTTACCGGTAGGGGATAGCAGTGGTGGCCAATCACCAGTTAGTTTTGGTGGATTTGGTTCCATGGTCAGACATTTAAAGCGTCTAAGTAACGGTATTCATGAAGCCTTGGACTATGATTTGCTAGACCGCAATGCCTTAGCCCAACTACAACCCTATCAGCCGAATATTGGCGTAACCTGGATGTTTCAACGAACGATGAGTGTTGGCATCAAGCAACAACTAGCACCAAATCAAATTAATCAATTACTCACTGGTGTATTCCAAGCCATGGCAAACCTAGGAGATGATGTGCTTAAGCCCTTCCTCCAAGATGTAGTGAAGTTTTCAGGATTATCTAAAACCCTATTTGTGACATCATTAACTAAACCAGGATTAGTCGTGCCAGTGATTCCTCAAGTAGGATTAACCATGCTATTGGATTGGATGGTTCATTATAGTAATTTAGCCGTTTACAGTAGTTTGTATCCAGCAGGTAAATTACTCAGTGGCATGTTGACTACTTTGCCACCGAAACCAAAATATTATTACCACCGTTGGCTGGAAGCATGGCGCTATGGGTCTGGAGGAGATTATTAA
- a CDS encoding NB-ARC domain-containing protein: MEPLAAAVVAIATVLATKALEKTGENVGQVVWNQTNQFVESLRSQSPDTVMAIEQAPGQPLDYAEVVLEVEAAAKQNPEVAQSMERLVTTVDAEALPNLEKILQEITKALESHQATSDNYNIENLNNQTRFNQAPPLPPYYVERPEVSQQLKQILLSQETARAGTLVVSAIYGLGGIGKSTITAALAHDPEVQSHFTDGIFWATLGQQPGGAT; encoded by the coding sequence ATGGAACCATTAGCTGCTGCCGTTGTCGCTATTGCTACTGTGCTCGCCACGAAAGCCTTAGAAAAAACTGGGGAAAATGTCGGGCAAGTTGTCTGGAACCAGACTAACCAGTTTGTGGAATCCCTGAGAAGCCAGTCTCCAGATACAGTAATGGCTATCGAGCAAGCTCCAGGGCAACCTCTTGATTATGCTGAGGTGGTATTGGAAGTAGAAGCAGCAGCCAAGCAAAATCCTGAAGTTGCCCAAAGTATGGAGCGTTTGGTGACTACGGTTGATGCTGAAGCTTTGCCTAACTTAGAGAAAATTCTTCAAGAGATTACCAAAGCCTTGGAATCCCATCAAGCTACTAGTGATAATTACAATATTGAGAATCTGAATAACCAAACTCGATTCAATCAAGCTCCGCCACTACCTCCTTATTATGTGGAACGCCCGGAAGTCAGCCAACAACTAAAACAAATCCTTTTATCCCAAGAAACTGCTAGAGCTGGCACCTTAGTGGTTAGTGCCATCTATGGTTTAGGAGGAATTGGGAAATCCACCATTACTGCGGCATTAGCCCATGATCCAGAGGTTCAATCCCATTTTACCGATGGGATTTTTTGGGCAACCTTAGGTCAGCAACCTGGGGGGGCGACATGA